The following proteins come from a genomic window of Triticum aestivum cultivar Chinese Spring chromosome 6A, IWGSC CS RefSeq v2.1, whole genome shotgun sequence:
- the LOC123129364 gene encoding protein FAR1-RELATED SEQUENCE 5-like: MPASEDGGGESDPWDTNLFYNMNLQQEPQDVDPSRAAANTNSSTGMNEEGERKEPGHSLEQEGDDEFLDEEDIERFLQNEQEAASEGNLMNTSSNFKPYLGMQFETKEEAQEYFNFYSKLAGFSVATVAISRTASKKRNNEVTRITMKCNKWGKTKEIEKECIVPMRRSTVIAKIDCKVVMVISEKGGIWEITRQHLEHNHELTPNSRFFRSHRYMSDEEKCLIRVLKHTNLETRRIVAVLAYIRGGMAHLPYTKKHVTNYAATINRDIANSDMMEVVQMFNKKQTENPGFWYSLSLMERIK; encoded by the exons ATGCCAGCGAGCGAAGATGGGGGAGGAGAATCCGATCCCTGGGACACAAATCTGTTCTACAACATGAATCTGCAACAG GAGCCTCAAGATGTTGATCCCAGCAGAGCAGCGGCTAACACGAACTCAAGCACAGGCATGAATGAAGAAGGAGAAAGAAAAGAACCAGGACACTCACTTGAACAAGAAGGAGACGATGAATTCCTCGATGAAGAAGACATTGAAAGATTCCTGCAAAATGAACAAGAAGCTGCATCAGAGGGCAATCTGATGAACACTAGCAGTAATTTCAAGCCGTATTTAGGCATGCAGTTCGAAACAAAGGAAGAAGCTCAGGAATATTTCAATTTCTACTCGAAACTGGCAGGATTTTCAGTTGCTACAGTAGCAATCTCAAGAACAGCAAGCAAGAAAAGAAACAATGAGGTGACAAGGATCACTATGAAGTGCAACAAGTGGGGCAAGACAAAAGAAATAGAGAAGGAATGCATAGTGCCCATGAGAAGATCTACAGTCAttgctaaaatagattgtaaagTTGTGATGGTCATATCTGAGAAAGGAGGCATATGGGAAATCACAAGACAACACCTAGAACACAACCATGAGTTAACACCAAACAGTAGATTCTTTAGGTCACATAGGTACATGTCGGATGAAGAGAAGTGCTTGATAAGAGTTTTGAAGCATACAAACCTGGAAACAAGAAGGATTGTTGCTGTCCTGGCTTACATAAGAGGAGGAATGGCTCATCTACCATACACAAAGAAACATGTCACTAACTATGCAGCAACAATAAACAGAGACATCGCAAACTCTGACATGATGGAAGTAGTGCAAATGTTCAACAAGAAGCAAACAGAAAATCCTGGCTTTTGGTACTCTTTGAGCTTGATGGAGAGaataaagtga